A genome region from Bradyrhizobium sp. WSM1417 includes the following:
- a CDS encoding ABC transporter permease — protein MAFYVVQFLTGLASAASLFLVASGLSIIFGVTRIVNFAHGAFYMIGAYIAFTLTERLSGTFGFWGGIVIAALAVAVIGVIVEMVMLRRIYHAPELFQLLATFGLTLMVEDLVVLIWGPDDLVGRRAPGFKGAIDFFGQNIPSYDLFLIVLSPVVLGILWLLFQRTRWGVLVRAATQDRDMVAALGVNQKWLFTSVFAVGVFLAALGGALQIPRDAVHHAMDLRIIVEVFVVVVIGGLGSIIGAFVAAVLVSELNAFGILIFPKISIILVFLVMAAVLIVRPWGLFGRPEAPARKTPGLTVNPWRPLTSNERLAALATLVIAATLPLFAGNYALTVGSEIAISVIFAVSLHFLMSVGGLASFGHAAYFGLGAYGVAFLAKMAGLPMIVCLLLGPLLGCMGAAVFGFFAVQLSGVYFAMLTLAFAQIVWSIAFQWVSVTGGDNGILGVWPASWAASPSHFYWLSLGVAALVTIALRAMVFSPFGYALRATRDSLLRSEAVGINAKRIQWTAFVIAGTTAGIGGALFAYLKGSVFPDNLGISLSVDALVMVLLGGVETVSGAVIGAIVYKALNIWLVSQTDLSKLVLGGFIVLIVVVFPKGIVGMLEMLAQRRRKASPPGSPLLAKPIESAE, from the coding sequence ATGGCCTTTTACGTCGTACAGTTTCTGACCGGTCTCGCCAGCGCAGCGTCGCTGTTCCTGGTGGCGTCGGGCCTGTCGATCATCTTTGGCGTGACGCGGATCGTGAATTTTGCGCACGGTGCCTTCTACATGATCGGTGCCTATATCGCCTTCACGCTGACGGAACGCCTATCGGGGACGTTCGGCTTCTGGGGCGGGATCGTCATCGCAGCGCTTGCCGTGGCAGTGATCGGCGTCATTGTCGAGATGGTGATGCTCCGGCGCATCTATCACGCGCCCGAGCTGTTCCAGCTGCTTGCGACCTTCGGCCTGACCTTGATGGTCGAGGACCTCGTCGTCCTGATCTGGGGGCCAGACGATCTCGTCGGGCGCCGTGCGCCTGGCTTCAAGGGCGCGATCGACTTCTTCGGCCAGAACATTCCGAGCTATGATTTGTTCCTGATCGTGCTCAGCCCCGTCGTGCTCGGCATTCTCTGGCTCTTGTTCCAGCGCACGCGCTGGGGCGTGCTAGTGCGCGCAGCGACGCAAGACCGCGACATGGTGGCGGCGCTCGGCGTCAATCAGAAATGGCTGTTCACGAGCGTGTTTGCGGTCGGTGTTTTCCTCGCCGCCCTCGGCGGTGCGCTCCAGATCCCACGCGACGCCGTGCACCATGCGATGGATCTGCGCATCATCGTCGAGGTCTTCGTCGTCGTGGTGATCGGAGGCCTCGGCAGCATCATCGGCGCTTTCGTCGCGGCGGTGCTGGTCTCCGAGCTCAACGCCTTCGGCATCCTGATCTTTCCAAAAATCTCCATCATCCTGGTCTTCCTGGTGATGGCGGCGGTGCTGATCGTGCGGCCATGGGGTCTGTTCGGCAGGCCCGAGGCGCCGGCACGCAAGACACCGGGCCTCACCGTCAACCCCTGGCGACCGCTGACGTCGAATGAGCGGTTGGCTGCGCTTGCAACGCTCGTCATCGCGGCGACGCTGCCGCTGTTTGCCGGCAATTATGCATTGACCGTCGGCTCGGAGATCGCGATCTCCGTGATCTTCGCCGTCAGCCTGCACTTCCTGATGTCGGTCGGCGGGCTCGCCTCCTTCGGCCATGCCGCCTATTTCGGGCTGGGCGCTTACGGAGTCGCTTTCCTCGCCAAGATGGCGGGACTGCCGATGATCGTCTGCCTGTTGCTCGGGCCGCTGCTCGGCTGCATGGGCGCTGCCGTGTTCGGCTTCTTCGCAGTGCAGCTCTCCGGTGTGTATTTCGCGATGTTGACGCTCGCCTTCGCGCAGATCGTCTGGTCGATCGCGTTCCAGTGGGTGAGCGTCACCGGCGGCGACAACGGCATCCTGGGCGTCTGGCCCGCGAGCTGGGCGGCGAGCCCATCGCATTTCTATTGGCTGTCGCTCGGCGTTGCGGCGCTCGTGACGATCGCGTTGCGGGCCATGGTGTTCTCGCCGTTCGGTTATGCGCTGAGGGCGACGCGCGACTCGCTGCTGCGCAGCGAAGCGGTCGGCATCAACGCCAAGCGCATCCAGTGGACGGCCTTCGTGATCGCGGGCACGACCGCCGGCATCGGCGGCGCGCTGTTCGCCTACCTCAAGGGCAGCGTCTTCCCGGACAATCTCGGCATCTCGCTCTCGGTCGATGCGCTGGTCATGGTCCTGCTCGGCGGCGTCGAGACGGTGTCGGGCGCGGTGATCGGCGCCATCGTCTACAAGGCCTTGAACATCTGGCTGGTCAGCCAGACCGACCTGTCGAAACTCGTGCTCGGCGGCTTCATCGTTCTCATCGTCGTCGTCTTCCCCAAGGGCATCGTCGGCATGCTGGAGATGCTGGCGCAGCGTCGCAGGAAGGCATCGCCGCCGGGGTCCCCCTTGCTTGCCAAGCCGATTGAGTCCGCCGAATGA
- a CDS encoding ABC transporter ATP-binding protein has product MSVAPPLLAVEGLTKSYGGVHAVRGVSFSLRSGEILALIGPNGAGKSTCFDMLNGQNRPDSGHVRLLGEDTTGRKPREIWRMGVGRTFQITATFATMTVRENVQVALISHGKQLYNVWGSAPNFDRAEAGRLLELVGMGGYADRPCGELAYGDLKRLELAVALANQPKLLLMDEPTAGMAPRERVDLMRLTAQIAREKSIGVLFTEHDMDVVFEHADRIIVLNRGTLIAEGSPAEVRGNPQVQAVYLGEGLLYDAGHREGASA; this is encoded by the coding sequence ATGAGCGTCGCCCCCCCACTTCTCGCGGTCGAAGGACTGACCAAATCCTATGGCGGCGTTCACGCCGTGCGCGGCGTCTCGTTCTCGCTGCGATCAGGCGAGATCCTGGCGTTGATCGGACCGAACGGTGCGGGCAAGAGCACCTGTTTCGACATGCTCAACGGCCAGAACAGGCCTGATAGCGGCCACGTCCGCCTGCTCGGCGAGGACACAACCGGCAGGAAGCCGCGCGAGATCTGGCGGATGGGCGTGGGCCGCACCTTCCAGATCACCGCGACTTTTGCGACCATGACGGTGCGCGAGAACGTGCAGGTCGCGCTGATCTCGCACGGCAAGCAATTGTACAATGTTTGGGGCTCGGCGCCGAACTTCGACCGTGCCGAGGCCGGGCGACTGCTCGAGCTGGTCGGCATGGGTGGCTATGCGGATCGCCCCTGTGGCGAGCTTGCCTATGGCGATCTCAAGCGGCTCGAGCTCGCCGTCGCGCTCGCCAACCAGCCAAAGCTGCTGCTGATGGACGAGCCGACCGCCGGCATGGCGCCGCGCGAGCGCGTCGATTTGATGCGGCTGACCGCGCAGATCGCTCGGGAAAAATCGATCGGCGTTCTCTTCACCGAGCACGACATGGACGTGGTGTTCGAGCACGCCGATCGCATCATCGTGCTCAACCGCGGCACGTTGATCGCCGAGGGCTCGCCCGCCGAGGTCCGCGGCAATCCGCAGGTACAGGCGGTCTACCTCGGCGAGGGCCTGCTTTACGATGCCGGCCATCGCGAGGGAGCATCGGCATGA
- a CDS encoding ABC transporter ATP-binding protein encodes MKLTVEGLNSHYGPAHILFDIGFEVGEGEVVALLGRNGAGKSTTFRSIVGLVAQRSGRIMFEGKDVSARPTHEIVRDGLGYVPEERRIFTDLTVEENLEVGRQPKRPNAPHWTRDKLFSLFPNLGEMKNRPGGRMSGGEQQMLTIARTLMGNPSLVLLDEPSEGLSPKIVEQMVDAILTMKKEGVSIVVSEQNLHFARLISDRAYIIERGRICFGGTMAELDARPDIRDAHLSL; translated from the coding sequence ATGAAGCTCACGGTCGAGGGGCTCAATAGTCATTACGGCCCGGCCCATATCCTGTTCGACATCGGATTCGAAGTCGGCGAGGGGGAAGTCGTGGCGTTGCTCGGTCGCAACGGCGCCGGCAAGTCGACGACGTTCCGCTCGATCGTCGGGCTCGTCGCGCAGCGCTCGGGGCGGATCATGTTCGAAGGCAAGGACGTCTCGGCACGTCCCACACATGAGATCGTGCGGGATGGGCTTGGTTACGTGCCAGAGGAGCGGCGTATCTTCACCGATCTGACGGTGGAAGAGAATCTCGAGGTCGGCCGCCAGCCGAAGCGCCCGAACGCGCCGCACTGGACCCGTGACAAGCTGTTTTCGCTGTTCCCTAACCTCGGCGAGATGAAAAATCGTCCGGGCGGGCGCATGAGCGGCGGCGAGCAGCAGATGCTCACCATCGCACGCACGCTGATGGGCAATCCGTCGCTGGTGCTGCTGGACGAGCCCTCGGAGGGCCTGTCGCCGAAGATCGTGGAGCAGATGGTCGATGCCATCCTGACCATGAAGAAGGAGGGCGTCAGCATCGTCGTCTCCGAGCAGAATCTGCACTTTGCGCGGCTGATCTCCGATCGCGCCTATATCATCGAGCGCGGCCGCATCTGTTTCGGCGGCACCATGGCCGAGCTCGACGCGCGTCCGGATATCCGCGACGCACATCTGTCGTTGTGA
- a CDS encoding MarR family winged helix-turn-helix transcriptional regulator, whose protein sequence is MARSVAAKKSVKPAKPPYVLDEQVGFILRQVWQRHSAIFSREIGTNITPTQWAALSKLAEAGPCSQNQLGRLTAMDVATIKGVIDRLTARGLTETSQDPEDGRRLLVSLTRAGQQLAEKVAPNALAITRETLAPLEAREREMLMALLNKLR, encoded by the coding sequence ATGGCGAGAAGCGTCGCAGCGAAGAAAAGCGTCAAACCGGCAAAGCCGCCTTACGTGCTCGATGAGCAGGTTGGCTTCATCCTTCGCCAGGTCTGGCAGCGCCACAGCGCGATCTTCTCTCGCGAGATCGGCACCAATATCACGCCGACGCAATGGGCAGCGCTATCGAAGCTCGCCGAGGCCGGGCCATGCTCGCAGAACCAGCTCGGGCGCCTCACGGCGATGGATGTGGCGACCATCAAGGGCGTGATCGATCGTTTGACGGCGCGCGGCCTGACCGAGACCAGCCAGGATCCGGAGGACGGACGGCGGCTTCTGGTCAGCCTGACGCGCGCGGGGCAGCAACTGGCGGAAAAGGTCGCGCCGAATGCGCTCGCGATCACGCGGGAGACGCTGGCGCCGCTCGAGGCAAGGGAGCGCGAGATGCTGATGGCGCTATTGAACAAGCTGCGGTGA
- a CDS encoding amidohydrolase family protein, whose translation MAHDAPQATGPSKLVIRNIGLILSGALEKPILDGDTIVAENGKITAIGRFKDLNTEGATTIVEANGTAVAPGLIDSHVHPVAGDWTPRQNQIGWIDSNLHGGVTTMISAGEVHMPGRPRDVVGLKAMAIFTQRAFWNLRPGGVKVHAGAPVIECEMVEEDFKELAAAGVKLLGEVGLGGVKDGPTARKMVGWARKYGIQSTIHTGGPSIPGSGLIDKDVVLEADTDVVGHINGGHTALPDDQIRCICEGCKRGLELVHNGNERSALFTLRIAREMGDLHRVILGTDAPAGSGVQPLGILRMVSMLSSLGDLPAEVAFCLATGNTARMRELDCGLIEVGRSADFVVMDKAQHSAGKNILDSVQLGDLPGIGMTIIDGIVRTQRSRNTPPAGRVPEVVAK comes from the coding sequence ATGGCGCATGACGCACCCCAGGCCACCGGACCCTCGAAGCTCGTGATCCGCAATATCGGCCTGATCCTGTCCGGCGCGCTGGAAAAGCCGATCCTGGACGGCGACACCATCGTCGCCGAGAACGGCAAGATCACCGCGATCGGCCGCTTCAAGGACCTCAACACCGAAGGCGCGACCACCATCGTCGAGGCCAACGGCACCGCGGTGGCACCCGGCTTGATCGACAGCCATGTCCACCCTGTTGCGGGCGACTGGACGCCGCGCCAGAACCAGATCGGCTGGATCGACAGCAATTTGCATGGCGGCGTCACCACGATGATTTCCGCCGGCGAGGTGCACATGCCCGGCCGCCCGCGCGACGTCGTCGGGTTGAAGGCGATGGCCATCTTCACCCAGCGCGCATTCTGGAATCTGCGGCCCGGCGGCGTGAAGGTTCACGCCGGCGCGCCTGTGATCGAATGCGAGATGGTCGAGGAGGACTTCAAGGAGCTGGCCGCAGCCGGCGTCAAGCTGCTCGGCGAAGTGGGCCTGGGCGGCGTCAAGGACGGCCCGACCGCGCGAAAAATGGTTGGCTGGGCCCGCAAATACGGCATCCAGAGCACGATCCACACCGGCGGACCCTCGATCCCCGGCTCCGGATTGATCGACAAGGACGTGGTGCTGGAGGCCGACACCGACGTGGTTGGCCACATCAACGGCGGCCACACCGCGCTTCCAGACGATCAGATCCGCTGCATCTGCGAGGGCTGCAAGCGCGGCCTCGAGCTCGTGCACAATGGCAATGAGCGCTCGGCGCTGTTCACGTTGCGCATCGCGCGCGAGATGGGCGATCTGCACCGCGTCATCCTCGGCACCGATGCGCCGGCCGGCTCCGGCGTGCAGCCGCTCGGCATTCTCAGGATGGTCTCGATGCTGTCCTCGCTTGGCGACCTGCCGGCAGAGGTCGCGTTTTGCCTGGCCACCGGCAACACGGCGCGGATGCGCGAATTGGATTGCGGCCTGATCGAAGTTGGCCGTTCCGCCGACTTCGTCGTCATGGACAAGGCGCAGCACTCGGCCGGCAAGAATATTTTGGACAGCGTGCAGCTCGGCGACCTGCCCGGCATCGGCATGACTATCATCGACGGGATCGTGCGCACCCAGCGTAGCCGCAACACCCCACCGGCCGGCAGGGTGCCCGAGGTGGTGGCGAAGTGA
- a CDS encoding ferredoxin--NADP reductase, with translation MSNFNQEAVLSVHHWTDTLFSFKTTRSPTFRFRNGEFTMIGLKVGEKPLLRAYSVASANYEDTLEFFSIKVPDGPLTSRLQHLKEGDEIIVSRKATGTLVIDNLEDGRNLYLIGTGTGLAPFLSVIKDPETYERFEKVVLLHGCRHVKELAYGEMITETLPTDELIGEYIRNQLIYYPTVTRDPFRNRGRITDLITSGKLFSDIGLPALEAAHDRVMICGSPALVADTRVLLGERGLVEGNHGEPAQFVVEKAFAER, from the coding sequence ATGAGCAATTTCAATCAGGAAGCCGTTTTGAGCGTCCACCACTGGACCGACACGCTGTTCTCCTTCAAGACCACCCGCAGCCCGACCTTCCGCTTCCGCAACGGCGAGTTCACCATGATCGGGCTCAAGGTCGGCGAGAAGCCGCTGCTGCGGGCCTATAGCGTCGCCAGCGCCAATTACGAGGACACGCTGGAGTTCTTCTCGATCAAGGTGCCGGACGGCCCGCTCACCTCACGGCTCCAGCATCTGAAGGAAGGCGACGAGATCATCGTCAGCCGCAAGGCCACCGGCACGCTGGTCATCGACAATCTGGAGGACGGCCGCAACCTCTACCTCATCGGCACCGGTACGGGCCTTGCGCCGTTCCTGAGCGTGATCAAGGACCCCGAAACCTACGAGCGGTTCGAGAAGGTCGTGCTGCTGCACGGTTGCCGGCACGTCAAGGAGCTCGCCTATGGCGAGATGATCACCGAGACGCTGCCCACGGACGAGCTGATCGGCGAGTACATCCGCAACCAGTTGATCTACTATCCGACCGTGACGCGCGATCCCTTCCGCAATCGCGGCCGCATCACCGACCTCATCACCTCGGGCAAGCTGTTTTCCGATATCGGCCTGCCGGCGCTGGAAGCCGCCCACGACCGCGTCATGATCTGCGGCAGCCCGGCGCTGGTGGCGGACACCCGCGTGCTCCTCGGCGAGCGGGGGCTTGTCGAGGGTAATCACGGCGAGCCGGCCCAATTCGTGGTCGAAAAGGCCTTCGCCGAGCGCTAG
- a CDS encoding DUF763 domain-containing protein — protein MTRRTGSADLPLHTGRVPPWLATRMSSLGAIVTQAIVHHYGRDAFLQRLSHPFWFQSFGAVMGMDWHSSGITTSVIGALKRGLGPLQDELGIYVCGGRGQHSRKTPDELMQLGDRVGFDGAKLTRASRLVAKVDSAAVQDGFDLYLHGFFVTADAKWTVVQQGMNGDKRQARRYHWHSEALKSFVDAPHSAIDGPLQGEIVNLTDHRADLSRSAQLELLSDLGPDRILSEFERLTGTAPEPAQRMLPHLIMPAHHDVRPKDVFARRLHGTLAAAAERGPVDFPELLLTPGVGARTVRSLAMVAEVVHGAPYRFNDPARFSLAHGGKDRHPYPVPIKVYDETIRVLKGAIQNAKLGREEEMQAVKRLDDQARRLERTARGPSVESYIAGERAASPDLDGRSVFGWERDLASTKKRTG, from the coding sequence ATGACTCGACGGACCGGCAGCGCCGACCTTCCCCTTCACACCGGCCGGGTTCCACCCTGGCTGGCGACCCGCATGTCGTCGCTCGGCGCGATCGTCACGCAGGCGATCGTGCATCACTACGGACGGGATGCATTCCTTCAGCGGCTCTCGCATCCATTCTGGTTCCAGTCATTCGGGGCTGTGATGGGGATGGACTGGCACTCCTCGGGCATCACGACGTCGGTGATTGGCGCGCTGAAGCGGGGTTTGGGCCCGCTGCAAGATGAGCTCGGAATTTACGTCTGCGGCGGGCGTGGCCAGCACTCGCGCAAGACCCCGGACGAACTGATGCAGCTCGGCGACCGCGTCGGCTTCGACGGCGCAAAGCTCACGCGTGCGAGTCGCCTCGTTGCGAAGGTTGACAGCGCCGCGGTCCAGGACGGCTTTGACCTTTACCTGCACGGCTTCTTCGTCACTGCCGACGCCAAATGGACCGTGGTGCAGCAGGGCATGAACGGCGACAAGCGACAGGCCCGCCGTTATCACTGGCATTCCGAGGCCCTGAAGAGTTTTGTCGACGCGCCGCACAGCGCGATCGACGGACCGCTGCAAGGCGAGATCGTCAATCTCACCGACCATCGCGCCGATCTCTCGCGGAGCGCGCAGCTCGAACTGCTGAGCGATCTCGGCCCGGATCGCATCCTTTCCGAATTCGAGCGGCTGACCGGGACTGCGCCAGAGCCCGCGCAGAGAATGCTGCCGCACCTGATCATGCCCGCGCATCACGACGTTCGGCCGAAGGATGTGTTCGCGCGCCGCCTGCACGGCACACTCGCGGCCGCGGCCGAGCGCGGCCCGGTCGACTTTCCGGAGCTGCTGCTGACGCCCGGCGTCGGCGCGCGCACCGTGCGTTCCCTGGCGATGGTCGCCGAAGTCGTGCACGGCGCGCCCTACCGCTTCAACGATCCCGCCCGCTTCTCGCTCGCCCACGGCGGCAAGGACCGGCATCCCTACCCTGTTCCAATCAAGGTCTATGACGAAACCATTCGCGTGCTGAAAGGGGCCATCCAGAACGCAAAGCTCGGACGCGAGGAAGAGATGCAAGCCGTCAAGCGCCTCGACGACCAGGCGCGGCGGCTGGAGCGCACCGCGCGCGGGCCATCGGTTGAATCCTATATCGCCGGAGAGCGTGCCGCCTCACCCGATCTCGACGGCCGCTCAGTGTTCGGCTGGGAACGCGACCTGGCATCGACAAAAAAGCGGACCGGCTGA
- a CDS encoding mechanosensitive ion channel family protein — MNRQTLLADIDRMFGWIPSWFVGLCLVAGAILIALSIYRLSVWLFNRAFRTRLPLVSVFIERTAGPAQLALSLAAVALVLPLAPLDDAFRTPLTRLFVVAFIALIGWISIRIVDMSAARYLLNFRDVTENFVARKHVTQVRVFKRVTDIIIVIITVSTALMTFDSVRQYGVSLFASAGAAGIIVGLAARPLLSNLIAGMQIAITQPIRIEDAVIIENEWGWVEDIASTYVVIRLWDWRRMVVPLSYFIEKPFQNWTRDTASLIGVIAFHVDYRADVPRIRRWLEEAVKESKLWDGEVVNLQVIDADARTIELRALVSARNAPQSWDLRCEMREKLIAFIRDEMPEALPRERAILIPSGGGDDDADFVRRPAPPEKMRASARN, encoded by the coding sequence ATGAATCGGCAGACCCTTTTGGCCGACATCGACAGGATGTTCGGGTGGATACCATCGTGGTTCGTCGGCCTCTGTCTCGTCGCTGGCGCGATCCTGATTGCCCTGTCGATCTATCGCCTCTCGGTTTGGCTGTTCAACCGCGCCTTCCGAACCCGTCTCCCGCTCGTGAGCGTGTTCATCGAGCGCACGGCTGGCCCCGCTCAGCTGGCCCTCAGCCTTGCCGCCGTAGCATTGGTGCTGCCGCTCGCGCCGCTGGACGACGCTTTCCGCACGCCGCTGACGCGCCTGTTCGTCGTCGCCTTCATCGCGCTGATCGGCTGGATCTCGATCCGGATCGTGGATATGAGCGCGGCACGGTATCTCCTGAACTTTCGCGACGTCACCGAGAATTTCGTCGCGCGCAAGCACGTCACCCAGGTCCGCGTCTTCAAGCGTGTCACCGATATCATCATCGTCATCATCACGGTGTCGACCGCGCTGATGACATTCGACTCGGTCAGGCAATACGGCGTTAGCCTGTTTGCCTCCGCCGGTGCCGCGGGTATCATCGTTGGTCTTGCCGCCCGACCGCTGCTGAGCAACCTGATCGCGGGCATGCAGATCGCGATCACCCAGCCGATCCGCATCGAGGATGCCGTCATCATCGAGAACGAGTGGGGCTGGGTGGAGGACATCGCCTCAACCTATGTCGTGATCCGGCTGTGGGACTGGCGCCGCATGGTGGTACCGCTGTCCTATTTCATCGAAAAGCCATTCCAGAACTGGACCCGCGACACCGCGTCCCTGATCGGCGTGATTGCGTTCCATGTCGATTATCGTGCCGACGTGCCGCGGATCCGGCGCTGGCTGGAAGAAGCAGTGAAGGAGTCCAAGCTCTGGGACGGCGAGGTGGTCAATCTCCAGGTAATCGACGCGGATGCTCGCACCATCGAACTTCGCGCCCTCGTCAGCGCCAGGAACGCGCCGCAGTCCTGGGACCTTCGCTGCGAGATGAGAGAGAAGCTCATCGCCTTCATCCGCGACGAGATGCCGGAAGCGCTGCCGCGCGAGCGCGCGATCCTGATCCCGTCGGGAGGAGGCGACGATGACGCCGATTTCGTGCGGCGTCCCGCGCCGCCGGAGAAGATGCGGGCGAGCGCACGCAATTGA
- a CDS encoding ABC transporter substrate-binding protein, which produces MRTSSARLSRAALLAAVVISFFGAPAHADGEAKLLAPSGMLRVGVYPGSPTSMVTDATGKPHGLAYDLGGELAKRLGVNVDYVKFQRVADIVAAIHDGQVDFTVTNATPARATEVSFSQPVLAIELGYFVPANSSIGKVEDIDKPGVKIGVTKGSTSERTLPAKFKNATIVPAESVKVAVAMFGRGEIDLYATNKPTLFEMSDQMPGARILDGNWGLEHMAIAIPKGRKAALPLLNRFVTEEQSSGALDSIQQQAGLRGATKATHK; this is translated from the coding sequence ATGAGGACCTCCTCCGCGCGGCTTTCGCGCGCCGCCCTGCTCGCGGCGGTAGTCATCAGCTTCTTTGGGGCGCCAGCGCATGCCGACGGCGAAGCAAAGCTGCTGGCGCCGAGTGGCATGTTACGCGTCGGTGTCTATCCGGGCAGCCCGACCTCGATGGTGACGGATGCAACCGGCAAGCCGCACGGACTCGCTTACGATCTCGGCGGCGAGCTTGCAAAACGGCTCGGCGTAAACGTCGATTACGTCAAGTTCCAACGCGTCGCCGACATCGTCGCCGCGATCCATGACGGCCAGGTCGATTTCACCGTGACCAATGCCACGCCGGCTCGCGCTACCGAGGTCAGCTTCAGCCAGCCCGTGCTGGCGATCGAGCTCGGCTATTTCGTGCCGGCGAACTCGTCGATCGGTAAGGTCGAGGATATCGACAAACCAGGCGTCAAGATCGGCGTCACCAAAGGCTCGACCTCCGAGCGTACGCTGCCGGCCAAGTTCAAGAACGCGACCATCGTTCCCGCCGAAAGCGTCAAGGTTGCCGTCGCCATGTTCGGCCGCGGCGAGATCGATCTCTACGCGACCAACAAGCCCACACTGTTTGAGATGTCCGATCAGATGCCGGGCGCGCGGATCCTCGACGGCAATTGGGGCCTGGAGCATATGGCCATCGCTATCCCCAAAGGACGCAAGGCGGCCCTGCCACTGCTCAACCGATTCGTCACTGAAGAGCAGTCGTCCGGCGCGCTGGACTCGATCCAGCAGCAGGCAGGCTTGCGCGGCGCTACGAAGGCGACGCACAAGTAG
- a CDS encoding tripartite tricarboxylate transporter substrate binding protein: MLGLNKKIGSLILGAGLLLAGGAAQAADSYPSKPVHILVPYAAGGAVDVLARTLGQALAKTWGQQPVIDNRPGAGGIVASQALTQAAPDGYTLILVASGHPLNQFIYPSVPYDTFRDFTAITEVASSPLAIVVAKDSPYKTLGDLLAAAKKDPDKLSYGMSGNGTSAHLAGELLKYMSGTKIVAIPYKGGAPALTAVIAGDIPLSINPLAEAIGQIEGGPVRALAVTSAERSKTLPNVPTVAESGVPGYDVSVWWGVLGPAKMPPEIVAKLETDLKAALQDPNVLSTLGKIGATPVGSSSKDFDAYMHAEATKWEPVLKAADIRAQ, encoded by the coding sequence ATGCTGGGTTTGAACAAGAAGATCGGCAGCTTGATTCTGGGTGCCGGCCTGCTGCTGGCGGGCGGCGCCGCGCAGGCCGCCGACAGCTATCCGAGCAAGCCGGTCCACATCCTGGTGCCCTACGCGGCCGGCGGCGCGGTCGACGTGCTCGCGCGCACGCTCGGACAGGCATTGGCGAAGACCTGGGGCCAGCAGCCGGTGATCGACAACCGCCCCGGCGCCGGCGGCATCGTCGCCTCGCAGGCACTGACACAAGCCGCCCCCGACGGCTACACGCTGATCCTGGTCGCGAGCGGTCATCCCCTCAATCAGTTCATTTATCCGAGCGTACCCTACGATACGTTTAGGGATTTTACCGCGATCACCGAGGTCGCCTCCTCACCGCTCGCGATCGTCGTCGCCAAGGACAGCCCCTACAAGACGCTCGGCGATCTCCTCGCTGCGGCGAAGAAGGACCCTGACAAGCTCTCCTACGGCATGTCCGGTAACGGCACCTCGGCGCATCTCGCCGGTGAGCTGTTGAAATACATGTCGGGCACCAAGATCGTCGCGATCCCCTACAAAGGCGGCGCCCCCGCGCTGACTGCCGTGATCGCCGGCGACATCCCGCTCAGCATCAATCCGCTTGCCGAAGCCATCGGCCAGATCGAAGGCGGCCCGGTGCGCGCGCTCGCGGTGACCTCGGCCGAACGCTCCAAGACCCTGCCCAATGTTCCGACCGTCGCCGAGTCGGGCGTGCCGGGCTACGACGTCTCGGTCTGGTGGGGCGTTCTCGGCCCGGCGAAAATGCCGCCAGAGATCGTGGCGAAGCTCGAAACTGATCTAAAGGCGGCGCTGCAGGACCCGAACGTGCTGTCGACGCTCGGCAAGATCGGCGCAACTCCAGTGGGCTCTTCGTCCAAGGATTTCGACGCCTACATGCATGCCGAGGCGACCAAATGGGAGCCGGTGCTGAAGGCTGCCGACATCCGAGCGCAGTGA